From Schistocerca americana isolate TAMUIC-IGC-003095 chromosome 9, iqSchAmer2.1, whole genome shotgun sequence, the proteins below share one genomic window:
- the LOC124550755 gene encoding cuticle protein 16.5-like encodes YAAPAAYAAPAAYAAAPAVAAPLVAKAAFAAPAAYAAAPAVAAPLVAKAAFAAPAYAAAPAVAAPLVAKAAFTAPAAYAAPAAYAAAPAFAHYAYYG; translated from the coding sequence TATGCGGCACCCGCCGCCTACGCCGCTCCCGCTGCCTACGCCGCAGCCCCCGCAGTCGCTGCCCCACTAGTGGCGAAGGCAGCCTTCGCCGCCCCTGCCGCCTACGCTGCAGCGCCTGCAGTGGCGGCCCCCTTGGTTGCCAAGGCAGCCTTCGCCGCCCCCGCCTACGCTGCAGCCCCCGCAGTAGCCGCTCCACTGGTGGCTAAGGCCGCCTTCACCGCCCCCGcagcctacgccgcccccgctgccTACGCGGCTGCTCCCGCGTTCGCACACTATGCCTACTACGGCTAG